A DNA window from Actinomadura coerulea contains the following coding sequences:
- the pafA gene encoding Pup--protein ligase has product MDRRIFGLENEYGVTCTFRGQRRLSPDEVARYLFRRVVSWGRSSNVFLRNGARLYLDVGSHPEYATPECDSVVDLVTHDKAGERILEGLLVDAERRLREEGIAGDIYLFKNNTDSAGNSYGCHENYLVGRHGEFGRLADVLIPYLVTRQIICGAGKVLQTPRGAVYCVSQRAEHIWEGVSSATTRSRPIINTRDEPHADAERFRRLHVIVGDSNMSETTMLLKVGATDLVLRMIEAGVVMRDLTLENPIRAIREVSHDMTGRRKVRLANGREASSLEIQKEYYGKARDFVDARGGDATAKRVLELWERTLRAVETGDLDLVSREIDWVIKYKLIERYRRKYDLPLSSPRVAQLDLTYHDVHRDRGLYYLLEKRGSVDRVSRDLDIFEAKSVPPQTTRARLRGEFIRKAQEKRRDFTVDWVHLKLNDQAQRTVLCKDPFRSVDERVDKLIAGM; this is encoded by the coding sequence GTGGACAGGCGCATCTTCGGGCTTGAGAACGAGTACGGCGTCACCTGCACCTTCCGCGGGCAGCGGCGGTTGTCACCGGACGAGGTGGCGCGCTATCTGTTCCGCAGGGTCGTGTCGTGGGGCCGCAGCAGCAACGTGTTCCTTCGCAACGGGGCCCGGCTCTACCTGGACGTGGGGAGCCATCCGGAGTACGCGACGCCGGAGTGCGACAGCGTCGTCGACCTGGTGACGCATGACAAGGCGGGCGAGCGGATCCTGGAGGGTCTTCTGGTCGACGCCGAGCGGCGCCTCCGCGAGGAGGGCATCGCCGGCGACATCTACCTGTTCAAGAACAACACCGACTCGGCCGGCAACTCCTACGGCTGCCACGAGAACTACCTGGTCGGGAGGCACGGCGAGTTCGGGCGGCTCGCGGACGTGCTGATCCCGTACCTGGTGACGCGGCAGATCATCTGCGGCGCCGGAAAGGTCCTGCAGACGCCCCGCGGCGCGGTGTACTGCGTGTCGCAGCGGGCGGAGCACATCTGGGAGGGCGTGTCGTCGGCGACGACGCGGTCCCGTCCGATCATCAACACCCGCGACGAGCCGCACGCGGACGCCGAGCGGTTCCGCCGCCTGCACGTGATCGTCGGCGACTCGAACATGAGCGAGACGACGATGCTGCTCAAGGTCGGGGCGACCGACCTCGTGCTGCGGATGATCGAGGCCGGGGTGGTGATGCGCGACCTCACCCTGGAGAACCCGATCCGGGCGATCCGCGAGGTCAGCCACGACATGACGGGCCGCCGGAAGGTGCGGCTGGCCAACGGCCGCGAGGCCAGCTCCCTGGAGATCCAGAAGGAGTACTACGGCAAGGCGCGCGACTTCGTGGACGCGCGGGGCGGCGACGCGACGGCCAAGCGGGTGCTGGAGCTGTGGGAGCGGACCCTGCGCGCGGTGGAGACCGGCGACCTCGACCTGGTCTCGCGCGAGATCGACTGGGTGATCAAGTACAAGCTGATCGAGCGGTACCGGCGCAAGTACGACCTGCCGCTGTCGTCGCCGCGCGTGGCCCAGCTCGACCTCACCTACCACGACGTCCACCGCGACCGCGGGCTGTACTACCTGCTGGAGAAGCGGGGCTCGGTCGACCGGGTGTCGCGCGACCTCGACATCTTCGAGGCGAAGTCGGTTCCGCCGCAGACGACGCGGGCGCGGCTGCGGGGCGAGTTCATCCGCAAGGCGCAGGAGAAGCGGCGCGACTTCACGGTGGACTGGGTCCATCTGAAGCTGAACGACCAGGCGCAGCGGACGGTGCTGTGCAAGGACCCGTTCCGCTCCGTGGACGAGCGCGTGGACAAGCTCATCGCCGGCATGTAG
- the prcA gene encoding proteasome subunit alpha, with protein sequence MPFYVSPEQQMKDKADYARKGIARGRSVVVLQYDDGILFVADNPSRALHKISEIYDRIAFAAVGKYNEFENLRLGGVRYADINGYQYDRRDVTARGLANVYAQSLGTIFTETNKPYEVELVVAEVGEDADTDQIYRLTFDGSVADEHGYVAMGGQAEAVAQSLKDGYREGSSLEDALRTAVRALEAQDSDRHLEATSLEVAVLDRNREHRLFKRLSAARIGDLLAAQDSGSGGEDAVGGTASSSGADED encoded by the coding sequence ATGCCGTTCTACGTGTCGCCCGAACAGCAGATGAAGGACAAGGCGGACTACGCGCGCAAGGGCATCGCGCGCGGCCGCAGTGTCGTGGTGCTGCAGTACGACGACGGCATCCTGTTCGTGGCGGACAACCCGTCGCGGGCGCTGCACAAGATCAGCGAGATCTACGACCGGATCGCGTTCGCGGCGGTGGGGAAGTACAACGAGTTCGAGAACCTGCGGCTCGGGGGCGTCCGCTACGCCGACATCAACGGCTACCAGTACGACCGCCGCGACGTGACGGCGCGGGGCCTGGCGAACGTGTACGCGCAGTCGCTCGGCACGATCTTCACCGAGACCAACAAGCCGTACGAGGTGGAGCTGGTCGTCGCGGAGGTGGGCGAGGACGCCGACACCGACCAGATCTACCGGCTGACGTTCGACGGCTCGGTCGCCGACGAGCACGGCTACGTCGCCATGGGCGGGCAGGCCGAGGCGGTGGCGCAGTCGCTGAAGGACGGCTACCGGGAGGGCTCCTCGCTGGAGGACGCCCTGCGCACGGCGGTGCGGGCGCTGGAGGCCCAGGACTCCGACCGGCACCTGGAGGCGACCTCGCTGGAGGTCGCGGTGCTGGACCGCAACCGCGAGCACCGGCTGTTCAAGCGGCTGTCGGCGGCGCGCATCGGGGACCTGCTGGCGGCGCAGGACTCCGGCTCCGGCGGCGAGGACGCCGTCGGCGGGACGGCGTCCTCCTCCGGAGCGGACGAGGACTGA
- the prcB gene encoding proteasome subunit beta yields the protein MASHDSHTGRLPGLFASPDTSSFTEFLGAYSPDLLPGRRTPPSARAGEDIPHGTTIVAVAFPGGVVMAGDRRATAGNVIAQRDIEKVFRADEFSAIAIAGTAGIGIEMVRLFQVELEHYEKREGRTLSVEGKANRLATMVRQNLGMAMQGLAVVPLFAGFDEERDGGRIFSYDPAGGRYEERDFHSIGSGSVFARGALKKLYRPDLSARDAALVCVQSLYDAADDDSATGGPDLTRRIFPVVASVTADGYRRLGEDEVGALAQAVVDARYDSPGGPTAPLR from the coding sequence GTGGCGTCCCACGATTCGCACACCGGACGTCTGCCGGGGTTGTTCGCGAGCCCGGATACGTCGTCGTTCACGGAGTTCCTCGGGGCGTACTCCCCGGACCTGCTGCCCGGCCGGCGGACGCCGCCGTCCGCGCGGGCGGGCGAGGACATCCCGCACGGGACGACGATCGTCGCGGTCGCCTTCCCCGGCGGGGTGGTGATGGCGGGCGACCGGCGGGCGACGGCGGGCAACGTCATCGCGCAGCGCGACATCGAGAAGGTCTTCCGGGCCGACGAGTTCTCGGCGATCGCGATCGCCGGCACGGCCGGGATCGGGATCGAGATGGTCCGGCTGTTCCAGGTCGAGCTGGAGCACTACGAGAAGCGCGAGGGCCGGACGCTGTCGGTCGAGGGCAAGGCCAACCGCCTGGCGACGATGGTCCGGCAGAACCTCGGGATGGCGATGCAGGGGCTGGCGGTGGTGCCGCTGTTCGCGGGCTTCGACGAGGAGCGGGACGGGGGGCGGATCTTCTCCTACGACCCGGCGGGCGGCCGCTACGAGGAGCGCGACTTCCACTCGATCGGCTCGGGGTCGGTCTTCGCGCGCGGCGCCCTGAAGAAGCTCTACCGGCCCGACCTGTCGGCGCGGGACGCGGCGCTGGTGTGCGTCCAGTCGCTGTACGACGCGGCCGACGACGACTCGGCGACGGGCGGGCCCGACCTGACGCGCCGGATCTTCCCCGTGGTGGCGTCGGTGACGGCGGACGGGTACCGCCGGCTCGGCGAGGACGAGGTGGGCGCCCTGGCGCAGGCCGTCGTCGACGCACGTTACGACTCGCCGGGCGGTCCTACCGCCCCGCTGCGATAG
- a CDS encoding ubiquitin-like protein Pup → MATKDTGGQKQTTRRTEEVEETEATTTEDVQERQDKLTDDVDSILDEIDEVLEENAEDFVRAYIQKGGQ, encoded by the coding sequence ATGGCCACGAAGGACACCGGCGGTCAGAAGCAGACCACCCGGCGCACGGAAGAGGTCGAGGAGACCGAGGCCACGACCACCGAGGACGTGCAGGAGCGCCAGGACAAGCTCACCGACGACGTGGACTCGATCCTGGACGAAATAGACGAGGTGCTGGAAGAGAACGCCGAGGACTTCGTCCGCGCGTATATCCAAAAGGGCGGACAGTGA
- the dop gene encoding depupylase/deamidase Dop, whose translation MSVRRVMGIETEYGISVPGQPGANAMVTSSQVVNAYLAASAARARRARWDFEEENPLRDARGFDLAREVADPTQLTDEDLGLANVILTNGARLYVDHAHPEYSAPECTNPLDAVIWDKAGERVMADAARRAALVPGTHPIQLYKNNTDNKGASYGCHENYLMRRETPFADIVRHLTPFFVSRQVVCGAGRVGIGVDGRGDGFQISQRADFFEVEVGLETTLKRPIINTRDEPHADPEKYRRLHVIIGDANMAELSTYLKLGTTSLVLAMIEDGFLTVDLSVDMPVAALRAVSHDPSCKHLLTLRDGRKMTAVQLQMEYLEQSRKYVEDRFGADVDEMTRDVLDRWESVLHRLGDDPMQLSRELDWVAKLSLLEGYRSRDSLDWSHPRLQLVDLQYTDIRPDKGLYNRLVDRGRVDRVVTEAQVEAAVEDPPEDTRAYFRGRCLRQYAESVAAASWDSVIFDVPGRESLQRVPTLEPLRGTKQHVGALLDRCRTAADLVATLTGQS comes from the coding sequence ATGAGTGTTCGGCGGGTGATGGGCATCGAGACCGAGTACGGCATCTCCGTACCCGGGCAGCCAGGGGCCAACGCGATGGTGACCTCGTCCCAGGTCGTCAACGCCTACCTGGCGGCGTCGGCGGCACGGGCCCGCAGGGCCCGCTGGGACTTCGAGGAGGAGAATCCGCTCCGGGACGCCCGCGGCTTCGACCTCGCCCGCGAGGTCGCCGACCCGACGCAGCTCACCGACGAGGACCTCGGCCTCGCCAATGTCATCCTCACCAACGGCGCCCGGCTGTACGTCGACCACGCGCACCCCGAGTACTCGGCGCCCGAGTGCACCAACCCGCTCGACGCCGTCATCTGGGACAAGGCGGGCGAGCGCGTGATGGCCGACGCCGCGCGCCGCGCCGCGCTCGTCCCCGGCACCCACCCCATCCAGCTCTACAAGAACAACACCGACAACAAGGGCGCCTCCTACGGCTGCCATGAGAACTACCTCATGCGCCGCGAGACGCCCTTCGCCGACATCGTCCGGCACCTCACCCCGTTCTTCGTCTCCCGCCAGGTCGTCTGCGGCGCCGGCCGCGTCGGCATCGGCGTGGACGGCCGCGGCGACGGCTTCCAGATCAGCCAGCGCGCCGACTTCTTCGAGGTGGAGGTGGGGCTGGAGACCACCCTCAAGCGGCCGATCATCAACACCCGCGACGAGCCGCACGCCGACCCCGAGAAGTACCGGCGCCTGCACGTCATCATCGGCGACGCCAACATGGCCGAGCTGTCGACCTACCTCAAGCTCGGCACCACCTCGCTCGTCCTCGCCATGATCGAGGACGGCTTCCTCACCGTCGACCTCTCGGTCGACATGCCCGTCGCCGCGCTCCGGGCGGTCTCCCACGACCCGTCCTGCAAGCACCTGCTCACGCTGCGCGACGGCCGGAAGATGACGGCGGTCCAGCTCCAGATGGAGTACCTGGAGCAGTCGCGCAAGTACGTCGAGGACCGGTTCGGCGCCGACGTGGACGAGATGACCAGGGACGTCCTCGACCGCTGGGAGTCCGTCCTGCACCGCCTCGGCGACGACCCGATGCAGCTGTCCCGCGAGCTCGACTGGGTCGCCAAGCTGTCCCTGCTGGAGGGGTACCGCAGCCGCGACAGCCTCGACTGGTCCCATCCGCGCCTGCAGCTCGTCGACCTGCAGTACACCGACATCAGGCCGGACAAGGGCCTCTACAACCGCCTGGTGGACCGCGGCCGCGTCGACCGGGTCGTCACCGAGGCGCAGGTCGAGGCCGCCGTGGAGGACCCGCCGGAGGACACCCGGGCCTACTTCCGGGGCCGCTGCCTGCGCCAGTACGCCGAGTCCGTCGCCGCGGCCTCCTGGGACTCGGTCATCTTCGACGTCCCCGGCCGGGAGTCGCTGCAGCGCGTGCCCACCCTGGAGCCCCTGCGGGGCACCAAGCAGCACGTGGGCGCCCTGCTGGACCGCTGCCGCACCGCCGCGGACCTCGTGGCCACCCTGACCGGCCAGAGCTGA
- the arc gene encoding proteasome ATPase: MAARDDAGARRAQHEKEVRDLQTQISFLEEEISVLRRKLAESPRQVRVLEERLHEAQANLAAVTGQNERLVATLKEAREQIVALKEEVDRLAQPPSGFGVFLDARDDGTVDIFTGGRKLRVNVSPAVDVEELQRGQEVMLNEALNVVEALRFEEQGEVVMLKELFDDGERALVIAHADEERVVKLAEPLRGVPLRAGDSLMLEPRSGYAYEKIHKAEVEELVLEEVPDISYNEIGGLGSQIEMIRDAVELPYLHADLFREHQLRPPKGVLLYGPPGCGKTLIAKAVANSLAKQVAEKTGQEGKSFFLNIKGPELLNKYVGETERHIRLVFQRAREKASAGTPVIVFFDEMDSIFRTRGSGVSSDVENTIVPQLLSEIDGVEGLENVIVIGASNREDMIDPAILRPGRLDVKIKIERPDAEAAKDIFSKYILHGLPLHPDDVKEHGGSTEATVEAMIQRTVERMYTESEENRFLEVTYANGDKEVLFFKDFNSGAMIQNIVDRAKKMAIKQFLDTGQKGMRVNHLLAACVDEFSENEDLPNTTNPDDWARISGKKGERIVYIRTLVSGTKGSEAGRSIDTVANTGQYL; encoded by the coding sequence GTGGCCGCTCGTGACGATGCAGGGGCGCGCAGGGCGCAGCACGAAAAGGAGGTCCGGGACCTCCAGACGCAGATCTCCTTCCTGGAGGAGGAGATCTCCGTGCTGCGCCGTAAGCTCGCGGAGTCCCCGCGCCAAGTACGTGTGCTGGAAGAACGCCTCCATGAGGCGCAGGCCAACCTGGCCGCCGTAACCGGTCAGAACGAGCGTCTCGTAGCGACCCTCAAAGAGGCTCGCGAACAGATCGTGGCGCTCAAGGAGGAGGTCGACAGGCTCGCACAACCACCCTCCGGATTCGGCGTCTTCCTGGACGCCCGAGACGACGGAACGGTCGACATCTTCACCGGCGGGCGCAAGCTGCGCGTCAACGTCAGCCCGGCCGTCGACGTCGAGGAACTGCAGCGCGGCCAGGAGGTCATGCTCAACGAGGCCCTCAACGTCGTCGAGGCGCTGAGGTTCGAGGAGCAGGGCGAGGTCGTCATGCTCAAGGAGCTCTTCGACGACGGCGAGCGCGCGCTGGTCATCGCGCACGCCGACGAGGAGCGCGTGGTCAAGCTCGCCGAGCCGCTGCGCGGCGTCCCGCTGCGGGCGGGCGACTCCCTCATGCTCGAACCGAGGTCCGGCTACGCCTACGAGAAGATCCACAAGGCGGAGGTCGAGGAGCTCGTCCTCGAAGAGGTCCCCGACATCTCCTACAACGAGATCGGCGGCCTCGGATCGCAGATCGAGATGATCCGCGACGCGGTGGAGCTGCCCTACCTGCACGCCGACCTGTTCCGCGAGCACCAGCTCCGGCCGCCCAAGGGCGTGCTGCTCTACGGTCCGCCCGGCTGCGGCAAGACGCTCATCGCCAAGGCCGTCGCGAACTCGCTCGCCAAGCAGGTCGCGGAGAAGACGGGCCAGGAGGGGAAGAGCTTCTTCCTCAACATCAAGGGCCCCGAGCTGCTGAACAAGTACGTCGGCGAGACCGAGCGGCACATCCGCCTGGTCTTCCAGCGGGCCCGCGAGAAGGCGTCCGCCGGGACGCCGGTCATCGTGTTCTTCGACGAGATGGACTCCATCTTCCGCACCCGCGGCTCGGGGGTCTCCTCCGACGTCGAGAACACCATCGTCCCTCAGCTGCTCAGCGAGATCGACGGCGTCGAGGGCCTGGAGAACGTCATCGTGATCGGCGCGTCCAACCGCGAGGACATGATCGACCCCGCGATCCTGCGGCCCGGGCGGCTGGACGTCAAGATCAAGATCGAGCGGCCGGACGCCGAGGCCGCCAAGGACATCTTCTCCAAGTACATCCTGCACGGGCTTCCGCTGCACCCCGACGACGTCAAGGAGCACGGCGGCTCCACCGAGGCCACCGTCGAGGCGATGATCCAGCGCACCGTCGAGCGGATGTACACCGAGAGCGAGGAGAACCGCTTCCTGGAGGTCACCTACGCCAACGGGGACAAGGAAGTCCTGTTCTTCAAGGACTTCAACTCCGGCGCGATGATCCAGAACATCGTCGACCGCGCCAAGAAGATGGCCATCAAGCAGTTCCTCGACACCGGCCAGAAGGGCATGCGGGTCAACCACCTGCTGGCCGCCTGCGTCGACGAGTTCAGTGAGAACGAGGACCTGCCCAACACCACCAACCCCGACGACTGGGCCCGCATCTCCGGCAAGAAGGGCGAGCGGATCGTCTACATCCGCACGCTGGTCTCCGGGACCAAGGGCTCCGAGGCCGGACGCTCCATCGACACCGTCGCCAACACCGGCCAGTACCTGTAG
- a CDS encoding tRNA (adenine-N1)-methyltransferase, translating to MSEPRPDGPAPSPGRVPHGPFRPGDQVQLTDPKGRINTITLQPGKVYHSHKGSIPHDDMIGSPEGSVFRSSGGIEYLAFRPLLADFTLRMPRGAAVVYPKDAAQIIAMADIFPGARVVEAGAGSGALTCFLLRAVGEHGLVSSYERRPDFADIARANVEKFFGGPHPAWRLTVGSLEDALAEADVDRVVLDMLAPWETLDAVAKALVPGGMVCVYIATTTQMSRVVEDLRSHGRFAEPYAFETMLRSWHVDGLAVRPDHRMVGHTGFLVTARRLADGVTPPARRRRPAKGAHPAPGDAAAPSDAAPVPGAAPGDLAEA from the coding sequence ATGAGCGAACCCCGACCCGACGGTCCCGCCCCCTCGCCCGGCCGCGTCCCGCACGGCCCGTTCCGCCCCGGCGACCAGGTTCAGCTCACCGACCCCAAGGGCCGGATCAACACCATCACCCTCCAGCCCGGCAAGGTGTACCACTCGCACAAGGGCTCGATCCCCCACGACGACATGATCGGCAGCCCCGAGGGGAGCGTCTTCCGCTCCAGCGGCGGCATCGAGTACCTGGCCTTCCGCCCGCTGCTCGCCGACTTCACCCTCCGCATGCCGCGCGGCGCCGCCGTCGTCTACCCCAAGGACGCCGCCCAGATCATCGCGATGGCCGACATCTTCCCGGGGGCCCGCGTCGTCGAGGCCGGCGCCGGGTCCGGGGCCCTCACCTGCTTCCTGCTGCGCGCCGTCGGCGAGCACGGCCTCGTCTCCTCCTACGAGCGCAGGCCCGACTTCGCCGACATCGCCCGCGCCAACGTCGAGAAGTTCTTCGGCGGGCCCCACCCCGCCTGGCGCCTCACCGTCGGCTCCCTGGAGGACGCCCTCGCCGAGGCCGACGTCGACCGCGTCGTCCTCGACATGCTCGCGCCCTGGGAGACCCTCGACGCCGTCGCCAAGGCCCTGGTCCCCGGCGGCATGGTCTGCGTCTACATCGCCACCACCACCCAGATGTCGCGGGTCGTCGAGGACCTGCGCTCCCACGGCCGGTTCGCCGAGCCCTACGCCTTCGAGACGATGCTGCGGTCCTGGCACGTCGACGGGCTCGCCGTCCGCCCCGACCACCGCATGGTCGGCCACACCGGCTTCCTCGTCACCGCGCGCCGCCTCGCCGACGGGGTGACCCCGCCCGCCCGGCGCCGCCGCCCCGCGAAGGGCGCCCACCCCGCGCCCGGCGACGCCGCGGCCCCCTCCGACGCCGCGCCCGTGCCGGGCGCCGCGCCCGGGGATCTCGCCGAGGCCTAG
- a CDS encoding site-2 protease family protein gives MTHSAPPTEDRTPAGGRGPDDDRSARPGLLMGRLFGVPVYVSPSWFLVAVLVTVMFEGQVDGVVSRPLSYLVAFTYAVLLYGSVFVHELSHAVTARAFGLPVRSVTLHILGGETSIEREAPTPGREFLIAFAGPLVNLVLAGLGLLVHAVVPMPDVALLLLEALTFANLLVGLFNLLPGLPLDGGRLVRAVVWKVTGRSRSGGVFAGWVGRGVAIACLVTGAYLATYSTGEGGGIGWLALLWSALVASFIWVGATQSIRAERVRDRIPQLSARRLARRATLVTADVPLAEAVRRAREDHAGAIVIADHDGRPLGLVSEKAVTATPEHRRPWVSAGDLSRGIDDGLKLAADLSGEELVEALRRAPASEYLLVEPDGGVYGVLAVADVDRAFAGI, from the coding sequence GTGACTCACAGCGCGCCCCCGACCGAGGACAGGACCCCGGCCGGCGGCCGCGGTCCCGACGACGACCGCTCCGCACGCCCCGGCCTGCTCATGGGCCGCCTTTTCGGCGTGCCCGTCTACGTGTCGCCCAGCTGGTTCCTGGTCGCGGTCCTCGTCACCGTCATGTTCGAGGGCCAGGTCGACGGCGTCGTCAGCCGCCCGCTCAGCTACCTCGTGGCCTTCACCTACGCCGTCCTGCTCTACGGCTCGGTGTTCGTCCACGAGCTGAGCCACGCCGTCACCGCGCGCGCCTTCGGCCTGCCCGTCCGGTCCGTCACCCTCCACATCCTCGGCGGGGAGACCTCCATCGAGCGCGAGGCCCCCACCCCCGGCCGCGAGTTCCTCATCGCCTTCGCCGGGCCGCTGGTCAACCTCGTCCTCGCCGGGCTCGGGCTGCTCGTCCACGCCGTCGTCCCCATGCCCGACGTCGCGCTGCTGCTCCTCGAGGCCCTCACCTTCGCCAACCTCCTCGTCGGGCTGTTCAACCTGCTGCCCGGCCTCCCTCTGGACGGCGGCCGCCTGGTGCGCGCCGTCGTCTGGAAGGTCACCGGACGCAGCCGCAGCGGCGGCGTCTTCGCGGGCTGGGTGGGGCGCGGCGTCGCCATCGCCTGCCTCGTCACCGGTGCCTACCTGGCCACCTACAGCACCGGGGAGGGCGGCGGCATCGGCTGGCTCGCCCTGCTCTGGTCGGCCCTCGTCGCCTCCTTCATCTGGGTCGGCGCCACGCAGTCCATCCGCGCCGAGCGCGTCCGCGACCGCATCCCGCAGCTGTCGGCCCGCCGCCTCGCCCGCCGCGCCACCCTCGTCACCGCCGACGTCCCGCTCGCCGAGGCCGTCCGCCGCGCCCGCGAGGACCACGCCGGCGCCATCGTCATCGCCGACCACGACGGCAGGCCCCTCGGCCTGGTCAGCGAGAAGGCCGTCACCGCGACCCCCGAGCACCGCCGCCCCTGGGTCAGCGCGGGCGATCTGTCGCGGGGCATCGACGACGGGCTCAAGCTGGCCGCCGACCTGTCCGGCGAGGAGCTCGTCGAGGCGCTGCGCCGCGCCCCCGCGTCGGAGTACCTGCTCGTGGAGCCCGACGGGGGCGTCTACGGCGTCCTCGCGGTCGCCGACGTCGACCGCGCCTTCGCCGGCATCTGA
- a CDS encoding RecB family exonuclease, translated as MTTTEAGSTEAGGIEPGSIGAGSGASVPSARTAEAGGGAGGAAVVVGSLSPSRAGDFMTCPLLYRFRVIDRIPERPSAAAVRGTLVHAVLERLFDLPTGARTPEAALEMLAPEWDRLLEAEPELAELFDGGAEGEAEHAEWLGQARRMVERYFTLEDPRRLEPAERELFVETVLDSGLKLRGYIDRVDVAPTGDVRIVDYKTGTAPRADFEARALFQMKFYALVLWRLRGRVPRLLQLMYLGNGEILRYEPDEADLRATQRKVEALWQAIRRAMETGEWRARAGRLCDWCDHKERCPEFGGTPPPLPAAPVDRPSPADLEEARRADASAGAGAREHDDL; from the coding sequence ATGACGACGACCGAGGCGGGCAGCACCGAGGCGGGTGGCATCGAGCCGGGGAGCATCGGGGCCGGGAGCGGGGCGTCGGTGCCGTCCGCGCGCACGGCCGAGGCGGGCGGGGGCGCGGGCGGCGCGGCGGTGGTGGTCGGGTCGTTGTCGCCGTCGCGGGCGGGCGACTTCATGACGTGCCCGCTGCTGTACCGGTTCCGGGTCATCGACCGGATCCCGGAGCGGCCGAGCGCCGCGGCCGTGCGGGGCACGCTGGTGCACGCCGTGCTGGAGCGGCTGTTCGACCTGCCGACCGGGGCGCGCACCCCGGAGGCGGCGCTGGAGATGCTGGCGCCGGAGTGGGACCGCCTGCTGGAGGCCGAGCCGGAGCTGGCGGAGCTGTTCGACGGCGGCGCCGAGGGCGAGGCCGAGCACGCCGAGTGGCTGGGGCAGGCGCGGCGGATGGTGGAGCGGTACTTCACCCTCGAGGACCCGCGCCGGCTGGAGCCGGCCGAGCGCGAGCTGTTCGTGGAGACGGTCCTCGACTCGGGGCTGAAGCTGCGCGGGTACATCGACCGCGTCGACGTGGCGCCCACCGGCGACGTGCGGATCGTGGACTACAAGACCGGGACGGCTCCGCGGGCCGACTTCGAGGCGCGGGCCCTGTTCCAGATGAAGTTCTACGCGCTGGTGCTGTGGCGGCTGCGCGGCCGGGTGCCGCGGCTGCTGCAGCTGATGTACCTGGGCAACGGCGAGATCCTGCGCTACGAGCCGGACGAGGCCGACCTGCGCGCCACGCAGCGCAAGGTGGAGGCGCTGTGGCAGGCGATCCGCCGGGCGATGGAGACCGGCGAGTGGCGGGCGCGCGCGGGACGGCTGTGCGACTGGTGCGACCACAAGGAGCGCTGCCCCGAGTTCGGCGGCACTCCCCCGCCGCTGCCCGCGGCGCCCGTCGACCGGCCCTCCCCCGCCGATCTGGAGGAGGCCCGGCGGGCGGACGCGAGCGCCGGTGCCGGGGCCCGGGAGCACGACGATCTCTAG